The following are from one region of the Streptomyces rubrogriseus genome:
- a CDS encoding YbaB/EbfC family nucleoid-associated protein, whose translation MIPGGGQPNMQQLLQQAQKMQQDLAKAQEELAQTEVDGQAGGGLVRATVTGSGELRGLVIDPKAVDPEDTETLADLVVAAVQAANENAQNLQQQKLGPLAQGLGGGGSGIPGLPF comes from the coding sequence GTGATCCCCGGTGGTGGCCAGCCCAACATGCAGCAGCTGCTCCAGCAGGCCCAGAAGATGCAGCAGGACCTGGCGAAGGCCCAGGAGGAACTGGCACAGACCGAGGTCGACGGCCAGGCGGGCGGCGGCCTGGTGAGGGCCACGGTCACCGGCTCCGGCGAGCTGCGCGGCCTCGTCATCGACCCGAAGGCGGTGGACCCGGAGGACACCGAGACCCTCGCCGACCTGGTCGTCGCCGCAGTCCAGGCGGCCAACGAGAACGCGCAGAACCTCCAGCAGCAGAAGCTCGGACCGCTCGCCCAGGGCCTCGGCGGTGGCGGCAGCGGCATCCCCGGCCTGCCGTTCTGA
- the recR gene encoding recombination mediator RecR — MYEGVVQDLIDELGRLPGVGPKSAQRIAFHILQAEPVDVRRLAQALMEVKAKVRFCATCGNVAQEEQCNICRDARRDPSVICVVEEPKDVVAIERTREFRGRYHVLGGAISPIDGVGPDDLRIRELLARLADGTVTELILATDPNLEGEATATYLARMIKPMGLKVTRLASGLPVGGDLEYADEVTLGRAFEGRRLLDV; from the coding sequence TTGTACGAAGGCGTGGTCCAGGACCTCATCGACGAACTCGGGCGGCTGCCCGGCGTCGGTCCCAAGAGCGCGCAGCGGATCGCCTTCCACATCCTCCAGGCGGAGCCGGTCGACGTACGGCGGCTCGCCCAGGCCCTCATGGAAGTGAAGGCCAAGGTCCGCTTCTGCGCGACCTGCGGGAACGTCGCGCAGGAGGAGCAGTGCAACATCTGCCGCGACGCCCGGCGCGACCCTTCCGTCATCTGCGTGGTGGAGGAACCGAAGGACGTCGTCGCCATCGAGCGGACCCGCGAGTTCCGCGGGCGGTACCACGTGCTCGGCGGCGCGATCAGCCCGATCGACGGGGTCGGCCCGGACGACCTGCGCATCCGTGAGCTGCTGGCCCGCCTGGCGGACGGCACGGTCACGGAGCTGATCCTGGCCACGGACCCGAATCTTGAGGGCGAGGCCACGGCCACGTACCTCGCCCGCATGATCAAGCCCATGGGCCTCAAGGTCACCCGCCTGGCCAGCGGCCTCCCGGTGGGCGGCGACCTGGAATACGCGGACGAGGTGACCCTCGGCCGCGCCTTCGAGGGGAGACGACTCCTAGATGTCTGA
- a CDS encoding DUF5063 domain-containing protein produces the protein MSDATLHATDQNPDDFAVQIADQIESFLVAVTEVAKGDEPDSAVPFLLLEVSQLMLAGGRLGAHEDIVPDERYEPDPGPELDVDEIRENLARILDPVDVYSEVFDPYEPRKAPVPARISDDLTDVITDLRHGMVHYKAGRTTEALWWWQFSYFSNWGSTASATLRALQSVVAHVRLNQPLEELDGLDTDQELGDETLESEAGRVMVREIAGPLGLRPVK, from the coding sequence ATGTCTGACGCCACGCTGCACGCGACCGACCAGAACCCGGACGACTTCGCGGTCCAGATCGCCGACCAGATCGAGAGCTTCCTGGTGGCCGTCACCGAGGTGGCGAAGGGCGACGAGCCCGACTCGGCCGTCCCCTTCCTCCTCCTGGAGGTCTCCCAGCTGATGCTGGCCGGCGGCCGGCTGGGCGCCCACGAGGACATCGTCCCGGACGAGCGCTACGAGCCCGACCCGGGCCCGGAACTCGACGTGGACGAGATCCGCGAGAACCTGGCCCGCATCCTCGACCCGGTCGACGTCTACTCCGAGGTCTTCGACCCCTACGAGCCGCGCAAGGCCCCGGTCCCGGCCCGCATCTCCGACGACCTCACCGACGTCATCACCGATCTCCGCCACGGCATGGTCCACTACAAGGCCGGCCGCACCACGGAGGCCCTGTGGTGGTGGCAGTTCTCCTACTTCTCCAACTGGGGCTCCACCGCCTCCGCGACGCTGCGCGCCCTCCAGTCGGTCGTCGCCCACGTCCGCCTGAACCAGCCCCTGGAGGAGCTGGACGGCCTCGACACCGACCAGGAGCTGGGCGACGAGACCCTGGAGTCGGAGGCCGGCCGGGTCATGGTCCGGGAGATCGCGGGACCGCTGGGCCTGCGGCCGGTCAAGTAG